In one window of Tepidamorphus gemmatus DNA:
- a CDS encoding hydratase, translating into MFSPYYAWRGRRDPDDHVAVNVALYGRRRRWTMTERGRDSLGRNEMSLTVGSSWFAWDGTALVIHLDEVAVPVPRRVLGLIRIEPRPMPAVGFVLDEAGRHHWRPIAPRARIEVEMRDPALHWTGTAYLDANHGSEPLEAGFRSWQWSRAHTPEGTVIVYETDPRQGPPFARCLRIADDGSVDDMAMPPPRALPTTPWGIRRSTRIPLDAAADVVRTLEDSPFYARSLLHLSWKGRKVAAVHESLDLDRFARQWVRLLLPFRMPRRP; encoded by the coding sequence GTGTTCTCGCCCTATTACGCCTGGCGGGGGCGCCGCGATCCCGACGATCACGTTGCGGTCAATGTGGCGCTTTATGGTCGCAGACGCCGCTGGACGATGACCGAGCGCGGCCGCGACAGTCTCGGTCGCAATGAGATGTCGCTCACCGTCGGTTCGAGTTGGTTTGCCTGGGACGGCACCGCCCTCGTCATTCATCTCGACGAGGTCGCTGTGCCGGTTCCGCGCCGTGTGCTCGGCCTGATCCGCATCGAACCGCGCCCAATGCCGGCGGTGGGCTTCGTGCTTGACGAGGCTGGCCGCCATCACTGGCGGCCCATCGCCCCGAGGGCACGGATTGAGGTCGAGATGCGCGATCCGGCGCTGCACTGGACGGGCACGGCCTATCTCGATGCAAACCACGGCAGCGAGCCTCTCGAAGCCGGGTTCCGCAGCTGGCAATGGTCGCGCGCGCACACGCCGGAGGGTACCGTCATCGTCTACGAGACGGATCCCCGGCAGGGTCCCCCCTTCGCCCGATGCCTGCGCATCGCCGATGACGGGTCGGTTGATGACATGGCGATGCCGCCGCCGCGTGCGCTGCCGACGACGCCGTGGGGGATCAGACGGTCCACGCGCATCCCGCTGGATGCGGCTGCGGATGTCGTGCGTACCCTCGAGGATTCTCCCTTCTACGCCCGCTCGCTGCTCCACCTGTCCTGGAAGGGCCGCAAGGTCGCCGCCGTCCACGAAAGCCTCGATCTCGACCGCTTCGCCCGCCAGTGGGTACGCCTGCTGCTGCCGTTCCGGATGCCACGGCGGCCTTAG
- a CDS encoding polyprenyl synthetase family protein produces MDPTSRIELALETAVGQAATEDCPKGLADALRYAVFPGGARVRPRLCLSVAHACGDTDPALADAAASAIELLHCASLVHDDLPCFDDAAIRRGKPSVHLAFGEPIAVLAGDALIVLAFETLARAAGSDAARLARIVGLIGRGVGAPHGIAAGQAWESEPDVDLARYHRTKTGSLFATATMCGAAASGHDPVPWQALGERIGEAFQVADDLRDVVEDTLSTGKPSGQDAARARPSAVTSLGLAGAVRRLEGLVAAAVEAIPPCPGRDELRDQILQESRHFLPKGVPLIAA; encoded by the coding sequence ATGGACCCGACATCTCGAATCGAACTCGCCCTCGAAACTGCGGTCGGACAGGCTGCGACGGAGGACTGCCCGAAGGGCCTTGCCGATGCTCTGCGCTATGCGGTGTTCCCCGGAGGTGCCCGGGTGCGACCGCGCCTGTGCCTGTCGGTCGCCCATGCCTGCGGGGACACCGACCCCGCCCTTGCCGACGCCGCAGCCTCTGCCATCGAACTGCTGCATTGCGCGTCGCTGGTGCACGACGATCTGCCCTGCTTCGACGACGCCGCCATCCGCCGCGGCAAGCCATCGGTCCATCTGGCCTTCGGGGAGCCGATCGCGGTGCTGGCCGGCGACGCGCTGATTGTGCTGGCCTTCGAGACCCTGGCACGGGCGGCGGGATCGGATGCCGCGCGACTCGCCCGCATCGTCGGGCTGATCGGACGCGGTGTCGGTGCGCCCCATGGCATCGCCGCCGGACAAGCCTGGGAATCCGAACCGGACGTGGATCTGGCGCGCTACCACCGGACCAAGACGGGATCGCTGTTTGCGACTGCGACCATGTGCGGGGCAGCGGCAAGCGGCCACGACCCGGTGCCGTGGCAGGCACTCGGCGAGCGGATCGGCGAGGCCTTTCAGGTTGCCGACGACCTGCGCGACGTGGTCGAGGATACCCTGTCGACCGGCAAGCCGTCCGGCCAGGATGCGGCGCGCGCCCGGCCGAGCGCAGTGACGAGCCTCGGCCTCGCCGGCGCGGTGCGCCGTCTCGAGGGGCTTGTCGCAGCGGCCGTCGAGGCGATCCCGCCCTGCCCGGGCCGCGACGAGCTCAGGGACCAGATCCTGCAGGAAAGCCGGCACTTCCTGCCGAAGGGTGTGCCGCTGATTGCGGCATGA
- a CDS encoding methyltransferase — MTGQSDRRPCAPLDAWRNFRNRLVADPRFRRLAAALPFSRLIAEQATRRIFDLCAGFTYSQTLFACVELGILARLADRTMTAEELAPDVGLSAPAMERLLAAAAALGIVEPCAGGRYGLGLTGTIIAAEPGLAEMISHHRLLYADLADPVALLRGRRDGTRLSAYWAYAGRPAAEAVAADTDAYTTLMGATQASIADAILDAYDFSRHRRLLDVAGGDGSFAIAAMQRHPRLAATTFDLPCVAARAEARIAAAGLSARGAATGGDFITDPLPGGHDVATLVRVALDHDEPTVARLLRAIHAALPRGGTLVIAEPIAGTAGAERITDTYFGLYLLAMGGGRTRTFDDFRTLLKAAGFVRVRRIATRQRLLCGLVVAQVGSPPL, encoded by the coding sequence ATGACCGGCCAATCAGACCGCCGCCCGTGCGCGCCACTCGATGCCTGGCGGAACTTCCGCAACCGGCTGGTGGCCGATCCGCGCTTCCGGCGCCTGGCGGCCGCGCTGCCCTTCTCCCGCCTTATCGCCGAGCAGGCAACGCGGCGGATCTTCGACCTCTGCGCCGGCTTCACCTATTCGCAGACCCTGTTCGCCTGCGTCGAGCTCGGCATCCTCGCCCGTCTTGCCGACCGGACCATGACCGCAGAGGAGCTGGCGCCTGATGTCGGCCTCTCGGCGCCTGCGATGGAGCGGCTGCTCGCCGCGGCCGCCGCGCTCGGCATCGTCGAGCCGTGCGCCGGCGGGCGCTACGGCCTCGGCCTGACCGGCACGATCATCGCCGCAGAACCGGGGCTTGCCGAGATGATCTCGCACCACCGGCTGCTCTACGCCGATCTCGCCGACCCGGTCGCGCTCCTTCGCGGGCGGAGGGATGGCACGCGTCTGTCTGCGTACTGGGCCTATGCCGGACGGCCGGCCGCCGAGGCCGTGGCGGCGGACACGGACGCCTATACGACGCTGATGGGCGCAACACAGGCCAGCATCGCCGACGCGATCCTCGACGCCTACGACTTCTCGCGCCACCGGCGGCTGCTCGACGTGGCGGGCGGCGACGGCAGCTTCGCCATCGCCGCGATGCAGCGTCATCCGCGACTTGCCGCCACAACCTTCGACCTGCCCTGCGTTGCGGCACGCGCCGAAGCCCGGATCGCAGCTGCGGGGCTCTCGGCCCGCGGGGCAGCGACGGGAGGTGACTTCATTACAGATCCCCTGCCTGGGGGCCACGACGTCGCGACCCTGGTGAGGGTGGCGCTCGATCACGACGAGCCGACCGTGGCGCGGCTGCTTCGCGCGATCCATGCCGCGCTCCCGCGGGGCGGAACCCTGGTGATCGCCGAGCCGATCGCCGGCACCGCCGGGGCCGAACGCATCACCGATACCTATTTCGGGCTCTATCTGCTCGCCATGGGGGGTGGCCGCACACGGACCTTCGACGATTTCCGCACGCTGCTCAAGGCTGCCGGATTTGTGCGCGTGCGCCGCATCGCGACGCGGCAGCGGCTGCTCTGCGGACTGGTTGTCGCGCAGGTCGGGTCGCCGCCCTTGTAA
- a CDS encoding phytoene/squalene synthase family protein, translating to MLSPPHDARVSTALAGDFVHCREMIRGGSRSFHAASLLLPTRVRRPAYALYAFCRLSDDAVDLNGSRTDTLARLHERLERAYAGRPLDHPVDRAFAATVSRFAIPPDLPLALLEGLAWDAAGRRYDTIADLEAYAARVAGSVGAMMALLMGVRDPRLLARACDLGVAMQYTNIARDVGEDARNGRLYLPRQWLTEEGVNPASFLAAPACTSAIRRVVARLLGEADRLYARADAGIAGLPISCRPAITAARLLYAAIGREVARNGFDPVSRRAVVPTRRKCALVARALIGLPRAPAPASAPPLAATRFLVDAAREARPPTRPAAWWDIGGRVVFAIELFDRLERRDRLQRVMSRS from the coding sequence ATGCTGTCGCCGCCGCATGACGCCCGGGTGTCCACCGCCCTCGCCGGGGACTTCGTCCACTGCCGCGAAATGATCCGCGGCGGATCGCGGAGCTTTCACGCCGCCTCGCTGCTGTTGCCGACACGCGTGCGGCGGCCGGCCTATGCGCTCTATGCCTTCTGCCGCCTGTCCGACGATGCGGTGGACCTGAACGGCAGCCGGACAGACACGCTCGCACGCCTGCATGAGCGGCTGGAGCGCGCCTATGCGGGACGGCCGCTCGACCATCCGGTCGACCGCGCCTTCGCGGCTACCGTCAGCCGCTTCGCGATCCCGCCCGACCTGCCGCTCGCGCTGCTGGAGGGGCTCGCCTGGGACGCGGCGGGACGGCGCTACGACACGATCGCCGATCTCGAGGCCTATGCGGCGCGGGTGGCAGGCTCGGTCGGCGCGATGATGGCGCTTCTGATGGGCGTCCGTGATCCGCGGCTGCTGGCGCGGGCCTGCGATCTCGGCGTTGCCATGCAATACACCAACATCGCCCGCGACGTCGGCGAGGATGCGCGCAACGGCCGCCTCTACCTGCCAAGACAGTGGCTGACGGAGGAAGGCGTCAATCCAGCCTCCTTCCTCGCCGCGCCCGCCTGCACATCGGCGATCCGGCGCGTGGTCGCCCGCCTGCTCGGCGAGGCGGACCGCCTCTATGCCCGTGCCGATGCCGGCATCGCCGGCCTGCCGATCTCGTGCAGGCCCGCCATCACTGCCGCACGGCTGCTCTATGCGGCGATCGGGCGGGAGGTTGCCCGCAACGGCTTCGATCCGGTCTCCCGGCGGGCCGTCGTGCCGACCCGCCGCAAATGCGCGCTGGTCGCCCGGGCGCTGATCGGTCTGCCGCGCGCCCCGGCACCGGCATCGGCGCCGCCGCTGGCGGCGACGCGGTTCCTGGTTGACGCGGCGCGCGAGGCGCGTCCGCCGACCCGCCCCGCAGCCTGGTGGGACATTGGCGGGCGGGTCGTGTTCGCGATCGAGCTGTTCGACAGGCTGGAGCGGCGCGACCGCCTGCAGCGCGTCATGTCACGCAGCTGA
- the bchC gene encoding chlorophyll synthesis pathway protein BchC, whose product MNTLAIVLEEPRQLVLRELELDALGDDDVAVAIDWSGISTGTERLLWTGRMPAFPGMGYPLVPGYESVGRVVAAGSAATVPVGARVFVPGARCFGEVRSLFGGAASHVIVPATRVCRLDEDMGEEATLLALAATACRAVAANGAAPPELIVGHGVLGRLVARTSLALHGLTPTVWEHDPARRGGTTGYPVVDPADDHQRTYRVICDVSGDAALLDTLIGRLAPGGEIVLAGFYESRPSFDFPAAFMREARLRISAEWKPQDLDLALRLVRAGRLDLSGLITHRRAARDADAAYRTAFDDPGCLKMILDWRTLS is encoded by the coding sequence ATGAACACCCTCGCCATCGTCCTTGAGGAGCCCCGCCAACTGGTGCTGCGCGAGCTCGAGCTCGATGCACTCGGTGACGACGACGTGGCCGTGGCCATCGACTGGAGCGGAATTTCCACGGGCACGGAACGCCTTCTGTGGACTGGCCGGATGCCGGCCTTCCCTGGCATGGGCTATCCCCTGGTGCCCGGTTACGAATCGGTCGGCCGCGTGGTCGCTGCCGGCTCGGCGGCGACGGTTCCGGTGGGTGCACGGGTGTTCGTACCGGGCGCCCGCTGCTTCGGCGAAGTGCGTAGCCTGTTCGGCGGCGCCGCCTCGCATGTGATCGTTCCCGCGACCCGGGTCTGTCGTCTCGACGAGGACATGGGCGAGGAAGCGACACTGCTCGCGCTGGCCGCGACCGCCTGCCGCGCGGTTGCAGCGAACGGCGCCGCACCGCCCGAGCTGATCGTCGGTCACGGCGTGCTCGGTCGCCTGGTCGCGCGAACGAGCCTCGCCTTGCACGGATTGACGCCGACCGTGTGGGAGCACGATCCGGCGCGGCGCGGCGGCACGACCGGATATCCGGTCGTCGATCCGGCCGACGATCACCAGCGAACCTATCGCGTCATCTGCGATGTCAGCGGCGACGCGGCGCTGCTCGACACCCTGATCGGCCGGCTCGCGCCGGGCGGCGAGATCGTGCTGGCAGGCTTCTACGAGAGCCGACCGAGCTTCGACTTCCCAGCCGCCTTCATGCGCGAAGCGCGCCTGCGGATCTCGGCCGAATGGAAGCCGCAGGATCTCGATTTGGCGCTCAGGCTCGTGCGCGCCGGCAGACTCGACCTTTCTGGACTCATCACCCATCGCCGCGCCGCCCGCGACGCGGACGCCGCCTATCGTACGGCCTTCGACGACCCGGGCTGTCTCAAGATGATCCTCGACTGGAGAACGCTGTCATGA
- a CDS encoding chlorophyllide a reductase iron protein subunit X produces MNAIPPPVTPVAQRTMHDVLREEAAIEPDPVHTEPARKATQVIAIYGKGGIGKSFTLANLSYMMAQQGKKVLLIGCDPKSDTTSLLFGGRACPTIIETSSRKKAAGEQVEIGDVCFIRDGVFAMELGGPEVGRGCGGRGIIHGFELLEKLGFHDWGFDYVLLDFLGDVVCGGFGLPIARDMCQKVIVVGSNDLQSLYVANNVCSAVQYFRKLGGNVGVAGMVVNKDDGTGEAAAFANAVGIPVLASIPAHEDIRRKSANYQIIGIPGGEWGPLFSQLATNVAEAPPLHPTPLDQDGLLGLFKSETVGRDIVLTPATMADMCGTDVVSRPSLEVIYDSV; encoded by the coding sequence ATGAACGCGATACCCCCGCCCGTGACTCCGGTCGCGCAACGCACCATGCACGACGTCCTTCGCGAGGAGGCGGCCATCGAACCGGATCCGGTGCACACCGAGCCGGCCCGCAAGGCGACCCAGGTCATCGCCATCTACGGCAAGGGCGGCATCGGCAAGAGCTTCACGCTTGCCAACCTGTCCTACATGATGGCCCAGCAGGGCAAGAAGGTGTTGCTGATCGGCTGCGACCCGAAAAGCGACACCACCTCGCTGTTGTTCGGCGGTCGGGCCTGCCCGACCATCATCGAGACGTCCTCGCGCAAGAAGGCGGCTGGCGAACAGGTCGAGATCGGCGACGTCTGCTTCATCCGCGACGGCGTGTTCGCGATGGAGCTCGGCGGACCTGAAGTCGGCCGCGGCTGCGGCGGACGCGGCATCATCCACGGCTTCGAGCTGCTCGAGAAGCTCGGCTTCCACGACTGGGGCTTCGACTACGTCCTGCTCGACTTCCTCGGCGATGTGGTGTGCGGCGGCTTCGGCCTGCCGATCGCCCGCGACATGTGCCAGAAGGTGATCGTGGTCGGTTCGAACGACCTGCAGTCGCTCTACGTCGCCAACAATGTCTGCTCGGCGGTTCAGTACTTCCGCAAGCTCGGCGGCAATGTCGGCGTCGCCGGCATGGTGGTGAACAAGGATGACGGCACCGGCGAGGCGGCAGCCTTCGCGAACGCCGTCGGTATCCCGGTGCTCGCCTCGATCCCGGCACACGAGGACATCCGCCGCAAGAGCGCGAACTACCAGATCATCGGCATTCCCGGCGGCGAATGGGGCCCGCTGTTCAGCCAACTTGCGACCAATGTCGCGGAGGCGCCGCCGCTGCATCCCACCCCGCTCGACCAGGATGGGCTGCTCGGCCTGTTCAAGAGCGAGACGGTCGGTCGTGACATCGTGCTGACGCCGGCGACGATGGCCGACATGTGCGGCACCGATGTGGTCAGCAGGCCGTCGCTCGAAGTGATCTACGACTCGGTGTGA
- a CDS encoding TspO/MBR family protein, with protein MNLYPYLVLGGFCVACTLVALSGALFPPGEWYERLAKPSWTPPNWVFGPVWTVLYVMIAVSGWLVWRDSGFSGARTAFFIYGVQLVLNGLWSAIFFGMKRPGLAILDVVALWLSIVATIVAFLPHSPLAAWLLVPYLAWVTLATALNISVWRLNAASAEARG; from the coding sequence ATGAACCTCTATCCCTATCTCGTCCTCGGCGGCTTCTGTGTCGCCTGCACGCTGGTGGCGCTGAGCGGCGCGCTGTTTCCGCCCGGAGAGTGGTACGAGCGGCTCGCCAAGCCGAGCTGGACGCCACCAAATTGGGTGTTCGGGCCGGTCTGGACCGTGCTCTACGTGATGATCGCCGTTTCGGGCTGGCTGGTCTGGCGCGACTCCGGCTTCTCCGGCGCGCGCACCGCGTTCTTCATCTACGGCGTGCAGCTTGTCCTCAACGGCCTGTGGTCGGCGATCTTCTTCGGCATGAAGCGGCCGGGCCTCGCCATCCTCGACGTGGTTGCGCTCTGGCTGTCGATCGTCGCCACAATCGTCGCATTCCTCCCGCACAGTCCGCTCGCGGCCTGGCTGCTCGTGCCCTATCTCGCCTGGGTGACGCTTGCGACAGCGCTCAACATCTCGGTGTGGCGCCTCAACGCCGCATCTGCTGAGGCGAGAGGCTGA
- the crtD gene encoding 1-hydroxycarotenoid 3,4-desaturase CrtD has product MRSPRVIVIGAGIAGLSAALELAVHGLEVTVVERMAQSGGKMREQQVGGRQIDAGPTVLTLRDVFDELFDLAGASLEDRVPMRRASVLARHAWDGGGQIDLPDGRSAAADAIAAFAGPAEARGYLAFCAEAQRIFEALENTFIRADLPTPVGLARRFGLAGTSDLLAIRPFTPLWKVLRGHFRDARLRQLFGRYATYCGASPFRAPATLMLVAHVEQSGVWLVRGGMHRLAVAMQDLAEARGVAFRHGVSVDEIVVADGRVSGLVLDNGETIAADLVVSTADAGAYAAGCFGAAVAAACDPVPPAARSQSALTVSMLARTDGFAPAHHTVFFSTDYEAEFVDVFDRGQLPDAPTVYVCAQDRDDAGTLRADGASERLFWIINAPPNGDVRGFQQEEIDRCLTAATALMARCGLTLSWQEPPAITTPAQFAAMFPGTGGALYGRAPHGAMASFRRPGSRSRIPGLYLAGGSIHPGPGAPMAVISGRLAAEALLRDHASTRRFHPAAMPGGMSMQSATTVRTR; this is encoded by the coding sequence ATGCGCTCCCCACGGGTGATCGTCATCGGTGCCGGTATCGCGGGATTGTCCGCCGCGCTGGAACTGGCCGTCCACGGTCTCGAGGTGACGGTTGTCGAGCGCATGGCGCAGTCCGGCGGCAAAATGCGCGAGCAGCAAGTCGGCGGACGGCAGATCGATGCCGGTCCCACGGTCCTTACCCTGCGCGACGTCTTCGACGAGCTGTTCGACCTCGCCGGCGCCTCGCTCGAAGATCGTGTGCCGATGCGCCGCGCGTCGGTTCTCGCCCGCCATGCGTGGGACGGTGGCGGGCAGATCGATCTGCCTGACGGCCGGTCGGCTGCTGCCGATGCCATCGCCGCCTTTGCCGGCCCTGCCGAGGCACGCGGCTATCTCGCCTTCTGTGCGGAGGCGCAACGCATCTTCGAGGCGCTGGAGAACACCTTCATCCGCGCAGACCTGCCGACGCCGGTCGGGCTCGCGCGGCGGTTCGGCCTTGCCGGCACGTCCGACCTACTGGCGATCCGCCCGTTCACGCCGTTGTGGAAGGTCTTGCGCGGCCACTTCCGCGACGCCCGGCTGCGGCAGCTGTTCGGCCGCTACGCCACCTATTGCGGGGCCTCGCCGTTCCGCGCCCCGGCGACGCTGATGCTGGTCGCGCATGTCGAGCAATCCGGTGTCTGGCTGGTGCGCGGCGGAATGCATCGCCTCGCCGTCGCGATGCAGGACCTCGCCGAGGCCAGGGGCGTTGCGTTCCGCCACGGTGTCAGCGTCGACGAGATCGTCGTCGCCGATGGTCGCGTGTCGGGCCTCGTGCTCGACAACGGCGAAACCATCGCAGCGGACCTGGTGGTGTCGACTGCCGATGCTGGCGCCTATGCCGCCGGCTGTTTCGGCGCCGCGGTCGCTGCAGCCTGCGATCCGGTTCCGCCGGCCGCCAGGTCGCAGTCCGCGCTGACCGTCTCGATGCTCGCCCGGACCGACGGGTTCGCGCCGGCGCATCATACGGTCTTCTTCTCCACCGACTACGAGGCGGAGTTCGTTGATGTCTTCGACCGCGGACAGTTGCCCGACGCGCCGACCGTCTATGTCTGCGCCCAGGATCGCGACGATGCCGGGACCCTGCGCGCAGACGGGGCGTCGGAGCGGTTGTTCTGGATCATCAATGCGCCCCCGAACGGCGACGTCCGGGGCTTCCAGCAGGAGGAGATCGACCGGTGCTTGACGGCTGCGACCGCGCTCATGGCCAGATGCGGATTGACACTGAGCTGGCAGGAGCCGCCAGCGATAACGACACCGGCACAGTTCGCCGCGATGTTCCCGGGCACGGGCGGAGCCCTGTACGGGCGGGCGCCACATGGCGCGATGGCCTCGTTTCGTCGGCCGGGGTCGCGCAGCCGCATTCCGGGCCTCTATCTGGCGGGCGGCAGCATCCACCCGGGGCCGGGCGCGCCGATGGCTGTGATCTCGGGCCGGCTCGCGGCAGAAGCGCTCCTGCGGGACCACGCTTCGACACGCCGGTTCCACCCGGCGGCTATGCCTGGTGGTATGTCGATGCAATCAGCGACGACGGTACGGACGCGCTGA